The Hemibagrus wyckioides isolate EC202008001 linkage group LG15, SWU_Hwy_1.0, whole genome shotgun sequence genome window below encodes:
- the LOC131366175 gene encoding platelet glycoprotein Ib alpha chain, with the protein MLLFLFLLMSQHSIITAISSCHSDRNTDHLPRVSCVSQGLAAVPDGIDPGTQVLVLSQNVFVSLSWAAYTKFSQLHELDLSQNLISTIDRSGPVLEHLRVLWLSNNSLTGLGRAAFNSTPSLMEVYLDGNNISSLDNATFSDLPQLEVIDLSRNKLHVLPTDLLEHISSSILKHFNLQENYVQHLPDNFFASKRDLPYVFLSYNLWVCTCQVSYLQQFLDNEAQNIYTQKGGSVIENDPETVVCSAPLTLQGRPIIDLKEEEYCGSFTSDTTQLMSIIPTVLTKTIIPTTTPTAILTTTPITTPILTTSTTKKPTTSTPTTTEPATPVTTEKVIPSTTPTAILTTTPSTAASSTTPILTTPTTNKPTTSTPTTTEPATPVTTEKVIPSTTPTAILTTTPSTAASSTTPILTTPTTSTPTTTEPATPATTKKIIPSTTPTAIVASIPSTAASSTTPILTTPTTNDLTFIKPVSMVTQPAGGALSVHGGGQRSVVWCLWLFITVLLQCIFSACFSCMLLIWLVIIYITLYQPIKQQVLSSQRVTLKTYQVASDESLTVDTTKEERVNFLPPDMIREAQPVFRSVLFISKEAEDGVRIEGMRNEDQEKKRGTDAVTKIDLLPAVTLHREQQTESNDMEKVFRKTLYRVISQEEEIEDWKEVEESCWGMTERDKGREGGAERRKKRYSLILREERESVMEGRKGEKEWLVGEWEMRGGQENWESLIRMKEGGGLSDSTHMDPPKPVAETSV; encoded by the exons atgctcctcttcctcttcctcctcatgtCCCAACACTCTATTATAACAGCCATTAGTAGTTGCCACAGCGACAGGAACACAGACCATCTGCCtcgtgtgagctgtgtgagtcAGGGTCTCGCTGCAGTGCCTGATGGGATAGATCCTGGAACACAGGTACTCGTCCTCTCTCAGaatgtgtttgtctctctgtcctgGGCAGCCTACACCAAATTCTCACAACTGCATGAGCTGGACCTGAGCCAAAACCTGATCAGCACCATTGACCGATCAG GTCCTGTGCTGGAACACCTGCGCGTGTTATGGCTGTCTAATAACAGTCTGACGGGTTTGGGCAGAGCTGCATTTAACTCCACCCCTTCTCTCATGGAGGTCTATTTGGATGGAAACAACATCAGTTCCCTTGACAATGCGACCTTCAGTGACTTGCCACAACTTGAGGTCATTGACCTTTCACGTAATAAGCTGCACGTCCTGCCCACCGACTTGCTGGAGCACATTTCCTCCAGCATCCTGAAACACTTTAATCTGCAGGAGAATTATGTCCAGCACCTTCCTGACAATTTTTTTGCTTCAAAACGAGACTTACCGTATGTCTTCCTTTCCTATAATTTGTGGGTTTGCACCTGCCAGGTAAGTTACCTGCAGCAATTCCTGGACAATGAGGCtcaaaacatttatacacaaaaagGAGGCTCCGTCATCGAGAATGACCCTGAGACTGTGGTGTGTTCTGCTCCACTCACACTGCAGGGACGACCTATAATAGACCTGAAGGAGGAGGAGTATTGCGGTTCTTTCACCTCCGACACAACTCAACTAATGAGTATAATACCCACAGTACTAACTAAAACCATCATCCCAACAACTACACCCACAGCCATTCTAACAACTACACCAATTACTACTCCTATTTTAACTACATCAACAACCAAAAAACCAACAACTAGTACACCCACAACCACTGAACCAGCTACACCAGTAACCACTGAAAAAGTTATACCATCAACTACACCTACAGCCATTTTAACAACTACACCAAGTACTGCTGCATCCAGTACCACTCCTATTTTAACTACACCAACAACCAATAAACCAACAACTAGTACACCCACAACCACTGAACCAGCTACACCAGTAACCACTGAAAAAGTTATACCATCAACTACACCTACAGCCATTTTAACAACTACACCAAGTACTGCTGCATCCAGTACCACTCCTATTTTAACTACACCAACAACTAGTACACCCACAACCACTGAACCAGCTACACCAGCAACCACTAAAAAAATCATACCATCAACTACACCTACAGCCATTGTAGCATCTATACCAAGTACTGCTGCGTCCAGTACTACTCCTATTTTAACTACACCAACAACCAATGACTTAACATTTATTAAGCCAGTTTCCATGGTGACACAGCCGGCAGGAGGGGCTCTATCAGTACACGGAGGTGGCCAGCGCTCAGTGGTGTGGTGCTTGTGGTTATTTATCACTGTTTTGCTGCAGTGTATTTTCTCTGCCTGTTTCTCCTGCATGCTCTTAATCTGGCTTGTCATCATTTACATCACACTTTACCAACCAATCAAACAGCAAGTCCTCAGCAGCCAAAGAGTGACCCTAAAAACATACCAGGTCGCATCAGATGAGTCACTGACAGTGGATACAACTAAGGAAGAGAGAGTGAATTTTTTACCCCCAGACATGATACGGGAAGCTCAGCCAGTGTTCCGTTCTGTGCTGTTCATCTCAAAAGAAGCTGAGGATGGTGTAAGGATAGAGGGAATGAGAAATGAGgatcaagaaaagaaaagaggaactGATGCAGTGACTAAAATAGACCTGCTGCCGGCAGTGACTCTGCACAGAGAACAACAAACGGAAAGCAATGACATGGAAAAAGTGTTCAGGAAAACTTTATACAGGGTGATAAGCCAAGAGGAAGAGATAGAAGACTggaaggaggtggaggagagctGCTGGGGGatgacagaaagagacaaaggGCGAGAGGGAGGAgcggagagaagaaaaaaacggTACAGCTTGATCctcagggaggagagagagagtgtgatggagggcaggaaaggagagaaagagtggcTGGTGGGTGAGTGGGAGATGAGAGGAGGACAGGAAAACTGGGAATCTCTAATTAGGATGAAAGAAGGGGGTGGTCTTTCTGACTCCACCCACATGGACCCACCTAAGCCAGTGGCAGAAACATCAGTCTGA